The following proteins come from a genomic window of Drosophila sulfurigaster albostrigata strain 15112-1811.04 chromosome X, ASM2355843v2, whole genome shotgun sequence:
- the LOC133847916 gene encoding chromosome-associated kinesin KIF4 isoform X3 — protein sequence MSDSPVVNLDPHAAEVMMLKDTIQKLRMELLASGGGSAVAGLATTLGAGIDNGDNSALEGQRISEQLQQLQETNARIEKMNRRLQQELQQTLIDLAENEMRAHIAEVAHEKLKAHVHELKTKLTDITIPQMEQMAAEKSQSDVQWKQELRDITQLVTCVDEELQQAESVLLTHRNECLNGSGGVHDEGSSGSSCGDETHELLQSANEEHTMKQLNLNGELRSINRQLNLKQELHDRVMRNFSQFQDDDIDEKFKQSEQKIELLETERRELLDQLRNIKSKDASCKLAEERRKRLKVLENEVSEMRRKIVQQANLLKIREKEKEKIQNLSTEIRAMKESKVKLIRAMRGESERFRQWKLNSEKQMTQLKSKDRKMQSEMVRKETLHAKQRQVLKRKCEEALATNKRLKDALERQRAAQAQRQRHAKDQPGAAKLDALVDRELEVILSLIDAEHSLEQLMEDRAVINAHCNEIKQSAHTQPQGEQAQLVASLEEELEMRNAQIADLQQKVSTIDLDSRMRALCESVQSIGESRAINKQLLKSLVQQRREQSQGIMEQKVLRSQLNEAQQGHEEMAKRLRQAECKHEELLLSQQRSYEEKVALLLRTTRPKGDNENNDNAKDAVREQFVEETLRSMEALQQEVDALKAKAQKKKARIESLVVDTVELNTSYDSEEIEDVESDPEWIPKPKRSRGPAKHKSNSTAPSATSSPDANATNISSTSNANLSNTTDSSLMTTVTETKKHCKCKSLKCSSKRCMCNAMDRGCGPKCGCHGNCQNPRNGGDSKENDSLAPNLTTTLNSLSSKAIIEDIDEPNTTPDTVRNVSPLKNANSIQSTPNVKLSIRHSQLTLNTPSAKQKFF from the exons ATGTCGGATTCG CCCGTTGTCAATTTGGATCCGCATGCGGCTGAAGTGATGATGCTAAAGGATACCATACAGAAGCTGCGCATGGAATTGCTGGCGAGTGGTGGCGGCAGCGCAGTTGCTGGCCTTGCAACCACTCTTGGCGCTGGCATTGATAATGGTGACAATTCGGCGCTGGAGGGTCAACGGATTAgcgagcaactgcagcagctgcaggagACGAATGCGCGCATTGAGAAGATGAATCGTCGCCTGCAGCAGGAGCTGCAGCAAACACTCATCGATCTGGCCGAGAATGAGATGCGCGCCCACATTGCCGAAGTGGCGCACGAGAAGCTCAAGGCGCATGTGCACGAGCTGAAGACAAAGCTGACGGATATAACAATCCCGCAGATGGAACAGATGGCTGCGGAGAAATCGCAGTCCGATGTGCAGTGGAAGCAGGAATTACGCGATATTACGCAGCTGGTGACGTGCGTGGACGAGGAACTGCAGCAAGCGGAAAGCGTTTTGCTAACGCATCGCAACGAATGTCTCAATGGCAGCGGCGGTGTCCATGATGAGGGGAGCTCTGGCTCGAGTTGTGGCGATGAAACACATGAGCTGCTGCAGTCGGCGAATGAGGAGCACACAATGAAGCAACTGAATCTGAATGGCGAACTGCGCAGCATCAATCGCCAGCTGAATTTGAAGCAGGAGCTGCACGATCGCGTGATGCGCAATTTCTCGCAATTTCAGGACGATGACATCGATGAGAAGTTCAAGCAAAGCGAACAAAAGATCGAACTGCTGGAGACCGAGCGACGTGAGCTGTTGGATCAGTTGCGCAACATCAAGTCAAAGGATGCATCGTGCAAGCTGGCGGAGGAGCGGCGCAAACGTTTGAAGGTGTTGGAGAACGAGGTGAGCGAAATGCGTCGCAAGATTGTCCAGCAGGCGAACTTGCTGAAGATACGCGAAAAAGAGAAGGAAAAGATACAGAATCTGAGCACCGAAATACGCGCCATGAAGGAGTCCAAGGTGAAGCTGATACGTGCAATGCGCGGTGAATCCGAGCGTTTCCGCCAGTGGAAGCTGAACAGCGAGAAGCAGATGACGCAGCTGAAGAGCAAGGATCGCAAGATGCAGAGCGAAATGGTGCGCAAGGAGACGCTGCATGCCAAGCAGCGGCAGGTGCTGAAGCGCAAATGCGAGGAGGCGTTGGCCACCAACAAGCG TCTAAAAGATGCCCTAGAGCGTCAACGTGCGGCCCAAGCGCAACGACAGCGACACGCCAAGGATCAACCAGGTGCGGCCAAGCTGGATGCGCTTGTCGATCGCGAGCTCGAGGTGATACTCTCGCTCATCGATGCAGAGCACAGTTTGGAACAGCTGATGGAGGACAGAGCTGTCATCAATGCACATTGCAATGAGATCAAACAGTCGGCACATACGCAACCACAGGGCGAACAAGCACAGCTGGTGGCCAGCCTCGAGGAGGAGCTGGAGATGCGTAACGCACAAATCGCCGATCTGCAGCAGAAGGTGTCCACCATTGATTTGGATAGTCGAATGCGTGCGCTTTGCGAGAGTGTTCAGAGCATTGGTGAATCGCGGGCGATTAACAAGCAGCTGCTAAAAAGTCTGGTGCAACAGCGACGCGAACAGTCCCAGGGCATCATGGAGCAAAAGGTGCTGCGCAGTCAGCTGAACGAGGCGCAGCAGGGCCACGAAGAGATGGCCAAACGTTTGCGACAAGCCGAATGCAAGCATGAGGAACTGCTACTAAGCCAACAACGCAGCTACGAGGAGAAGGTAGCGCTGCTATTGCGCACAACACGACCAAAGGGCGATAACGAGAACAATGATAACGCTAAGGATGCGGTGCGTGAGCAGTTCGTGGAAGAGACACTGCGCTCCATGGAGGCGCTGCAGCAGGAGGTGGACGCGCTGAAGGCCAaagcacaaaagaaaaaagcacGCATAGAATCACTAGTGGTTGATACCGTTGAATTGAATACTAGTTATGACAGTGAAGAGATCGAAGATGTGGAGAGCGATCCCGAGTGGATACCAAAACCCAAACGTTCCAGAGGTCCGGCTAAGCATAAATCCAATTCAACGGCACCATCTGCAACTTCGTCGCCCGATGCAAATGCCACCAACATCAGTTCGACAAGCAATGCGAATTTATCGAACACCACCGACTCGAGTTTGATGACAACTGTGACTGAGACTAAAAAACACTGCAAATGCAAGAGCTTAAAATGCAGCTCAAAACGTTGCATGTGCAATGCAATGGATCGCGGATGTGGTCCAAAGTGTGGCTGTCACGGTAACTGCCAAAATCCCCGGAATGGTGGCGACAGCAAGGAGAACGATTCGCTGGCACCGAATTTGACTACCACGCTCAACAGCCTGTCGTCCAAAGCCATCATTGAAGATATCGATGAGCCCAACACAACTCCCGACACTGTACGAAATGTTAGTCCATTAAAGAACGCAAATTCGATACAGTCAACGCCCAACGTTAAGTTATCCAT CCGTCACTCGCAACTGACTTTGAATACGCCATCCGCCAAACAGAAGTTTTTTTGA